The Musa acuminata AAA Group cultivar baxijiao chromosome BXJ1-3, Cavendish_Baxijiao_AAA, whole genome shotgun sequence genome window below encodes:
- the LOC103978167 gene encoding homeobox protein knotted-1-like 13, with amino-acid sequence MAFHNHLSHELTLPQYVEQQQLGGDSSAVLRTTMDQLAATGPSGAAPDADGAKDGKDLRRLMADAAASGKPPMPGGGGPTWLNSAILRQQGHHYADGSFLHLQTTSDSSASPVAAGGGGGRAATGHWFSRTPILQSSGSDVEVPVSSQSVMAAAISADGGGGGERGHPGGELGEAEAVAQGGGTGGEGTWQNARYKAEILAHPLYEQLLAAHVACLRIATPVDQLPRIDAQLAQSQQVVSKYSVLGNSGQLLGDDKELDQFMTHYVLLLCSFKEQLQQHVRVHAMEAVMACWELEQSLQSLTGVSPGEGTGATMSDDDEDDQADSETNLFDGGFDGTDSMGFGPLIPTESERSLMERVRQELKHELKQGYKEKIVDIREEILRKRRAGKLPGDSTSMLKAWWQSHSKWPYPTEDDKARLVQETGLQLKQINNWFINQRKRNWHSNASSSSSLKTKRKR; translated from the exons ATGGCGTTCCACAACCACCTCTCGCACGAGCTGACGCTGCCGCAGTACGTGGAGCAGCAGCAGCTGGGAGGGGACAGCTCGGCGGTGCTCAGGACGACCATGGATCAACTAGCCGCCACTGGACCCTCTGGTGCCGCGCCCGACGCCGACGGGGCGAAGGACGGGAAGGACCTCAGGCGACTCATGGCCGACGCCGCGGCGTCTGGGAAACCGCCGATGCCCGGCGGGGGAGGGCCCACGTGGCTCAACAGCGCAATTCTGCGGCAGCAGGGGCATCACTACGCCGACGGCAGCTTCCTCCACCTCCAGACCACTTCCGACTCGTCTGCGTCGCCGGTCGCGGccgggggaggaggaggacgagcggCGACGGGGCACTGGTTCTCCCGGACGCCGATCCTGCAGAGCAGCGGGAGCGACGTGGAGGTCCCCGTGTCGAGCCAGTCCGTCATGGCCGCGGCGATCTCGGCGGACGGAGGAGGGGGCGGCGAGCGGGGCCACCCGGGTGGGGAGCTCGGCGAGGCGGAGGCGGTGGCGCAGGGAGGCGGCACCGGCGGGGAGGGGACGTGGCAGAACGCGAGGTACAAGGCGGAGATACTGGCGCATCCCTTGTACGAGCAGCTGCTGGCGGCGCACGTGGCGTGCCTGAGGATCGCGACGCCGGTGGACCAGCTGCCGAGGATCGACGCGCAGCTCGCTCAGTCGCAGCAAGTCGTGTCCAAGTACTCGGTGCTCGGCAACAGCGGCCAGCTGCTGGGCGACGACAAGGAGCTCGATCAGTTCATG ACACATTATGTCTTGCTACTTTGTTCCTTCAAAGAACAACTGCAGCAGCATGTCCGTGTTCATGCAATGGAGGCAGTGATGGCTTGTTGGGAGCTCGAGCAGTCGCTTCAAAGCCTAACAG GTGTGTCTCCTGGTGAAGGCACAGGTGCAACTATGTcggatgatgatgaagatgatcaGGCAGACAGCGAAACAAACCTGTTCGACGGAGGCTTTGATGGAACGGACAGCATGGGATTTGGGCCGCTAATTCCCACAGAGAGCGAGCGATCCCTGATGGAACGCGTTCGCCAGGAGCTGAAGCATGAGCTCAAGCAG GGGTACAAAGAGAAGATCGTGGACATCAGAGAAGAGATCCTTCGCAAACGAAGAGCAGGGAAACTTCCCGGGGACAGCACTTCCATGCTCAAAGCTTGGTGGCAGTCCCACTCCAAGTGGCCGTATCCGACG GAGGACGACAAAGCACGACTGGTGCAGGAAACAGGGTTACAGCTAAAGCAGATCAATAACTGGTTCATCAACCAGAGGAAGAGGAACTGGCACAGTAATGCATCGTCGTCCAGTTCGCTCAAAACCAAGCGTAAAAG GTGA